The proteins below are encoded in one region of Hordeum vulgare subsp. vulgare chromosome 3H, MorexV3_pseudomolecules_assembly, whole genome shotgun sequence:
- the LOC123443068 gene encoding uncharacterized protein LOC123443068 isoform X3, with the protein MAIRPPFQIPIPRTPRRGRCDPRRPRAAGSDDDPADARLPLPRRARNFAPNSMGSYGFAALAALLLAFALLPDPAAAARVLQGKEPGSGEGAPAPTLATGECEKIGTSKQLDQSSTALQNPETDSIGQFFVVQNTGQKKVTVGVKATSDISIKQTLLPLSNGESKRVNINYSSPNGGEALLCWMNQPSFFDQQ; encoded by the exons ATGGCGATCAGGCCCCCCTTCCAGATCCCGATCCCCCGGACCCCTCGCCGCGGCCGATGCGACCCGCGGCGCCCCCGCGCTGCCGGATCGGACGACGATCCGGCTGACGCCCGCCTCCCGCTCCCGCGACGTGCCCGGAATTTCGCCCCGAATTCGATGGGCTCCTATGGATTCGCCGCGCTCGCGGCGCTCCTCCTTGCCTTTGCCCTGCTACCGGACcctgcggcggcggctagggttttgcAGGGCAAGGAGCCCGGCTCTGGCGAG GGAGCTCCTGCACCTACCCTCGCTACAGGCGAATGTGAGAAGATTGGCACCTCCAAACAACTTGATCAATCATCAACCGCTCTGCAGAACCCTGAGACCG ATTCAATTGGACAATTTTTTGTAGTCCAGAATACTGGCCAGAAAAAAGTAACTGTTGGCGTCAAAGCAACATCAGATATAAGTATTAAGCAGACATTGCTACCTCTCAGCAATGGTGAATCTAAAAGG GTTAACATAAACTATAGCAGTCCAAATGGTGGAGAGGCCTTACT GTGCTGGATGAACCAGCCGAGCTTCTTCGACCAGCAGTAG
- the LOC123443068 gene encoding uncharacterized protein LOC123443068 isoform X1, which translates to MAIRPPFQIPIPRTPRRGRCDPRRPRAAGSDDDPADARLPLPRRARNFAPNSMGSYGFAALAALLLAFALLPDPAAAARVLQGKEPGSGEGAPAPTLATGECEKIGTSKQLDQSSTALQNPETDSIGQFFVVQNTGQKKVTVGVKATSDISIKQTLLPLSNGESKRVNINYSSPNGGEALLYIFQAFHADLATKIGEINLAATGKDRMDN; encoded by the exons ATGGCGATCAGGCCCCCCTTCCAGATCCCGATCCCCCGGACCCCTCGCCGCGGCCGATGCGACCCGCGGCGCCCCCGCGCTGCCGGATCGGACGACGATCCGGCTGACGCCCGCCTCCCGCTCCCGCGACGTGCCCGGAATTTCGCCCCGAATTCGATGGGCTCCTATGGATTCGCCGCGCTCGCGGCGCTCCTCCTTGCCTTTGCCCTGCTACCGGACcctgcggcggcggctagggttttgcAGGGCAAGGAGCCCGGCTCTGGCGAG GGAGCTCCTGCACCTACCCTCGCTACAGGCGAATGTGAGAAGATTGGCACCTCCAAACAACTTGATCAATCATCAACCGCTCTGCAGAACCCTGAGACCG ATTCAATTGGACAATTTTTTGTAGTCCAGAATACTGGCCAGAAAAAAGTAACTGTTGGCGTCAAAGCAACATCAGATATAAGTATTAAGCAGACATTGCTACCTCTCAGCAATGGTGAATCTAAAAGG GTTAACATAAACTATAGCAGTCCAAATGGTGGAGAGGCCTTACTGTACATATTTCAAGCTTTCCATGCAGATTTG GCTACTAAAATAGGCGAAATAAATCTTGCTGCTACTGGAAAGGATCGTATGGACAACTAG
- the LOC123443068 gene encoding uncharacterized protein LOC123443068 isoform X2 → MAIRPPFQIPIPRTPRRGRCDPRRPRAAGSDDDPADARLPLPRRARNFAPNSMGSYGFAALAALLLAFALLPDPAAAARVLQGKEPGSGEGAPAPTLATGECEKIGTSKQLDQSSTALQNPETDSIGQFFVVQNTGQKKVTVGVKATSDISIKQTLLPLSNGESKRVNINYSSPNGGEALLYIFQAFHADLVLLYEMRALIFNTLE, encoded by the exons ATGGCGATCAGGCCCCCCTTCCAGATCCCGATCCCCCGGACCCCTCGCCGCGGCCGATGCGACCCGCGGCGCCCCCGCGCTGCCGGATCGGACGACGATCCGGCTGACGCCCGCCTCCCGCTCCCGCGACGTGCCCGGAATTTCGCCCCGAATTCGATGGGCTCCTATGGATTCGCCGCGCTCGCGGCGCTCCTCCTTGCCTTTGCCCTGCTACCGGACcctgcggcggcggctagggttttgcAGGGCAAGGAGCCCGGCTCTGGCGAG GGAGCTCCTGCACCTACCCTCGCTACAGGCGAATGTGAGAAGATTGGCACCTCCAAACAACTTGATCAATCATCAACCGCTCTGCAGAACCCTGAGACCG ATTCAATTGGACAATTTTTTGTAGTCCAGAATACTGGCCAGAAAAAAGTAACTGTTGGCGTCAAAGCAACATCAGATATAAGTATTAAGCAGACATTGCTACCTCTCAGCAATGGTGAATCTAAAAGG GTTAACATAAACTATAGCAGTCCAAATGGTGGAGAGGCCTTACTGTACATATTTCAAGCTTTCCATGCAGATTTGGTCTTACTTTATGAAATGCGTGCATTGATCTTCAATACACTTGAATAA